A genome region from Bombus pyrosoma isolate SC7728 linkage group LG14, ASM1482585v1, whole genome shotgun sequence includes the following:
- the LOC122574674 gene encoding protein snakeskin isoform X2, with amino-acid sequence MVINLIILILYRTGYQGEFLGVGGTWNLNEDKNPDAEIVASGVLVGFFIYTSVVLITYCFGNSSHKKTLVEIIMNFVGTFMFIAVGGTALHYWHGYQSENKFDTIVQERQVGLAVGSLCVIEGAAYLVDLILSVLHFAKSHDEYLE; translated from the exons ATG GTTATTAATCTCATAATCCTGATCCTGTATCGAACAGGATACCAAGGGGAATTCCTGGGTGTTGGAGGAACATGGAACTTAAACGAAGACAAAAATCCGGACGCAGAAATCGTTGCGTCTGGAGTCTTAGTGGGATTTTTCATATACACCAGCGTTGTTCTAATTACTTATTGCTTTGGCAACTCGTCTCACAAAAAGACGCTTGTT GAAATTATAATGAACTTCGTTGGAACCTTCATGTTCATCGCTGTAGGTGGCACAGCACTCCATTATTGGCACGGATATCaatcagaaaataaattcgatacGATTGTCCAGGAACGACAG gtCGGCCTAGCTGTTGGATCGTTGTGCGTTATCGAGGGTGCAGCGTATCTCGTCGATCTAATATTAAGCGTTCTACATTTTGCGAAAAGCCACGatgaatatttagaataa
- the LOC122574668 gene encoding uncharacterized protein LOC122574668 isoform X2 codes for MEHEDSNNLCKSVYSSESKSNSKLETKKLNRISTCVRLVIRPLRIFQFLVVLLIFVLIIYTISLGDSTLPSITCILLIVLAGVYVFVLSIDLISQFIGGELNTTPMFLFSLLGTIFFAIAGILLLLSYSSPWYIITIACLSLFAFILFIIEVSVVLAFWKRTCNLCRQCCYAKPTEVLFQKETCGPLSAETVKHDLMTSISSIKVPYGEEDAVADHSHRKVSFGHRRQYVDCPTSARSLCYVEAADVQTDHQQTLSRQCQTQREVKEMPVQTVSRCELCNRAVQFFASSSAVMQPTIQQAPCAPCPAFLQLLRGTTCCTGCRCVTGIIQVSQQSQQQQTQRVEQSKQDKEMIKEQTDRVQSAEKKSYNMLTSTQHEAQDPDLRGVSETKITKFTLGSYCVMPKTHISCQTASKTAKKGESEEVKKVRVNAVKKEEAKKKKNEKDEKKKVKPTGRAKKSQSPQRTKLNKDVDPSTDKPEKSFKETDFISKNPTVSPTLEMSDSLLEATDSQLENIHKLNPVESKVLIPPTCQVAETINRLQEIENQSRTKPENPSIIKGNKEDDKQRKIDADQEDKRKSTLTEDSISMDEVLNYTVCLRSKENVKKTKVSDDQLKKDKSTIEQALETDSESQSQAETQTTHTEMTNSATRMKRMYGFRKNNKVEPTKLSYTEVNIQTPDYCGSSNPRKIETAEELAEQKQINPERKVINICPVCNKTQVPVSPSSLQYYTAHKDKQERLYCEYCATPNTIKGLSKGEQKRLKCTGCGEYLRTKSSQNTRDKSDNCPQCASIPTPAQSSVLA; via the exons ATGGAGCATGAAG ACTCGAATAATTTGTGTAAAAGTGTATACTCCTCGGAGAGCAAGTCAAATTCTAAAttggaaacgaagaaattaaacagAATCAGCACGTGCGTTCGATTAGTAATAAGACCTCTCAGAATATTCCAATTT CTAGTGGTACTACTGATCTTTGTACTTATCATTTACACGATATCACTGGGTGATTCTACTTTACCATCTATAACGTGTATTTTACTGATCGTGCTTGCTGGAGTGTACGTTTTCGTCTTGTCGATCGATCTAATTAGTCAGTTCATCGGAGGAGAATTGAACACGACGCCG atgtttcttttttccttattGGGCACGATATTCTTCGCAATCGCTGGAATCCTTCTATTGTTAAGTTACTCTTCACCATGGTACATAATAACAATCGcgtgtctttctcttttcgcgTTCATCCTCTTCATAATCGAAGTCTCAGTGGTACTCGC ATTTTGGAAACGTACCTGCAATCTCTGTCGGCAGTGCTGTTACGCGAAGCCGACTGAAGTATTGTTTCAGAAGGAAACCTGCGGCCCCTTATCCGCCGAA ACGGTCAAACATGACCTGATGACCAGCATCAGCAGCATCAAAGTACCTTACGGAGAGGAAGACGCAGTCGCTGATCACAGTCACAGAAAGGTTTCATTTGGACATCGACGACAATACGTCGATTGTCCTACAAGTGCACGGAGCTTATGCTATGTGGAAGCTGCTGATGTTCAAACGGATCATCAGCAAACATTGAGCAGACAGTGCCAA ACTCAGCGAGAAGTAAAAGAGATGCCTGTGCAAACTGTGAGCAGATGCGAGCTATGCAATCGCGCAGTACAATTTTTCGCAAGCTCTTCAGCTGTGATGCAGCCTACGATTCAACAAGCACCTTGCGCACCTTGTCCTGCATTTCTACAGCTTCTTAGAGGAACAACGTGTTGTACAGG TTGTAGATGTGTCACGGGTATAATTCAAGTATCGCAGCAAAGCCAACAGCAGCAAACGCAGCGGGTAGAGCAATCGAAGCAAGATAaggaaatgataaaagaacAAACGGACAGGGTGCAATCGGCGGAGAAGAAATCCTACAATATGTTGACGA GCACCCAACACGAAGCGCAAGATCCGGATTTAAGAGGAGTCTCGGAAACGAAAATCACGAAATTCACTCTTGGTTCTTACTGCGTAATGCCGAAAACTCACATATCGTGCCAAACTGCCTCCAAAACGGC GAAGAAAGGTGAATCAGAAGAAGTGAAGAAGGTAAGGGTAAATGCAGTGAAAAAGGAGgaggcgaagaaaaagaaaaatgagaaagatgagaagaagaaagtgaaacCAACGGGTAGGGCGAAAAAGTCGCAATCTCCACAGAGGACAAAGTTGAATAAAGATGTGGACCCTTCTACGGACAAACCAGAGAAATCATTCAAGGAAACAGATTTCATATCTAAAAACCCAACGGTATCCCCCACGTTAGAAATGTCAGATTCTCTTTTGGAAGCTACAGACAGTCAATTGGAAAATATCCATAAGTTGAATCCTGTAGAATCGAAGGTGTTAATTCCCCCAACATGCCAGGTAGCAGAAACGATAAATCGTTTGCAAGAAATCGAGAATCAATCGAGAACGAAACCAGAGAATCCATCGATAATTAAAGGTAATAAAGAAGACGATAAACAACGGAAAATTGATGCTGATCAGGAAGATAAAAGGAAGAGTACTCTTACTGAAGATTCGATCAGCATGGACGAAGTGTTAAACTATACAGTATGTCTGagatcgaaagaaaatgtaaaaaagacTAAAGTTTCTGATGATCAATTGAAGAAGGATAAATCAACTATAGAACAGGCATTGGAAACTGACTCGGAATCTCAATCTCAAGCGGAAACACAGAC AACTCATACAGAAATGACCAATTCAGCTACCAGAATGAAAAGAATGTATGGGTTCCGAAAAAACAACAAAGTTGAACCTACTAAACTGTC ataCACTGAGGTCAATATCCAAACTCCTGATTATTGTGGGAGTTCTAACCCCAGGAAGATAGAGACAGCAGAG gAACTTGCCGAACAGAAACAGATCAATCCTGAAcgaaaagttataaatatttgtccaGTTTGCAACAAGACACAG GTACCTGTATCGCCTAGTTCCTTACAGTATTATACTGCTCATAAAGACAAGCAAGAACGATTATACTGTGAATATTGCGCGACTCCAAATACGATAAAG GGATTAAGTAAAGGTGAGCAAAAACGTTTAAAATGCACTGGATGTGGTGAGTATCTACGTACGAAGAGCAGTCAG aaCACTCGAGATAAATCTGACAATTGTCCACAATGTGCTTCAATACCAACACCTGCACAATCAAGTGTGCTAgcataa
- the LOC122574668 gene encoding uncharacterized protein LOC122574668 isoform X1, translated as MEHEDSNNLCKSVYSSESKSNSKLETKKLNRISTCVRLVIRPLRIFQFLVVLLIFVLIIYTISLGDSTLPSITCILLIVLAGVYVFVLSIDLISQFIGGELNTTPMFLFSLLGTIFFAIAGILLLLSYSSPWYIITIACLSLFAFILFIIEVSVVLAFWKRTCNLCRQCCYAKPTEVLFQKETCGPLSAETVKHDLMTSISSIKVPYGEEDAVADHSHRKVSFGHRRQYVDCPTSARSLCYVEAADVQTDHQQTLSRQCQTQREVKEMPVQTVSRCELCNRAVQFFASSSAVMQPTIQQAPCAPCPAFLQLLRGTTCCTGCRCVTGIIQVSQQSQQQQTQRVEQSKQDKEMIKEQTDRVQSAEKKSYNMLTSTQHEAQDPDLRGVSETKITKFTLGSYCVMPKTHISCQTASKTAKKGESEEVKKVRVNAVKKEEAKKKKNEKDEKKKVKPTGRAKKSQSPQRTKLNKDVDPSTDKPEKSFKETDFISKNPTVSPTLEMSDSLLEATDSQLENIHKLNPVESKVLIPPTCQVAETINRLQEIENQSRTKPENPSIIKGNKEDDKQRKIDADQEDKRKSTLTEDSISMDEVLNYTVCLRSKENVKKTKVSDDQLKKDKSTIEQALETDSESQSQAETQTTHTEMTNSATRMKRMYGFRKNNKVEPTKLSYTEVNIQTPDYCGSSNPRKIETAEELAEQKQINPERKVINICPVCNKTQVPVSPSSLQYYTAHKDKQERLYCEYCATPNTIKGLSKGEQKRLKCTGCGEYLRTKSSQVRSSVLLHRTYLVIYVTLIFIFRTLEINLTIVHNVLQYQHLHNQVC; from the exons ATGGAGCATGAAG ACTCGAATAATTTGTGTAAAAGTGTATACTCCTCGGAGAGCAAGTCAAATTCTAAAttggaaacgaagaaattaaacagAATCAGCACGTGCGTTCGATTAGTAATAAGACCTCTCAGAATATTCCAATTT CTAGTGGTACTACTGATCTTTGTACTTATCATTTACACGATATCACTGGGTGATTCTACTTTACCATCTATAACGTGTATTTTACTGATCGTGCTTGCTGGAGTGTACGTTTTCGTCTTGTCGATCGATCTAATTAGTCAGTTCATCGGAGGAGAATTGAACACGACGCCG atgtttcttttttccttattGGGCACGATATTCTTCGCAATCGCTGGAATCCTTCTATTGTTAAGTTACTCTTCACCATGGTACATAATAACAATCGcgtgtctttctcttttcgcgTTCATCCTCTTCATAATCGAAGTCTCAGTGGTACTCGC ATTTTGGAAACGTACCTGCAATCTCTGTCGGCAGTGCTGTTACGCGAAGCCGACTGAAGTATTGTTTCAGAAGGAAACCTGCGGCCCCTTATCCGCCGAA ACGGTCAAACATGACCTGATGACCAGCATCAGCAGCATCAAAGTACCTTACGGAGAGGAAGACGCAGTCGCTGATCACAGTCACAGAAAGGTTTCATTTGGACATCGACGACAATACGTCGATTGTCCTACAAGTGCACGGAGCTTATGCTATGTGGAAGCTGCTGATGTTCAAACGGATCATCAGCAAACATTGAGCAGACAGTGCCAA ACTCAGCGAGAAGTAAAAGAGATGCCTGTGCAAACTGTGAGCAGATGCGAGCTATGCAATCGCGCAGTACAATTTTTCGCAAGCTCTTCAGCTGTGATGCAGCCTACGATTCAACAAGCACCTTGCGCACCTTGTCCTGCATTTCTACAGCTTCTTAGAGGAACAACGTGTTGTACAGG TTGTAGATGTGTCACGGGTATAATTCAAGTATCGCAGCAAAGCCAACAGCAGCAAACGCAGCGGGTAGAGCAATCGAAGCAAGATAaggaaatgataaaagaacAAACGGACAGGGTGCAATCGGCGGAGAAGAAATCCTACAATATGTTGACGA GCACCCAACACGAAGCGCAAGATCCGGATTTAAGAGGAGTCTCGGAAACGAAAATCACGAAATTCACTCTTGGTTCTTACTGCGTAATGCCGAAAACTCACATATCGTGCCAAACTGCCTCCAAAACGGC GAAGAAAGGTGAATCAGAAGAAGTGAAGAAGGTAAGGGTAAATGCAGTGAAAAAGGAGgaggcgaagaaaaagaaaaatgagaaagatgagaagaagaaagtgaaacCAACGGGTAGGGCGAAAAAGTCGCAATCTCCACAGAGGACAAAGTTGAATAAAGATGTGGACCCTTCTACGGACAAACCAGAGAAATCATTCAAGGAAACAGATTTCATATCTAAAAACCCAACGGTATCCCCCACGTTAGAAATGTCAGATTCTCTTTTGGAAGCTACAGACAGTCAATTGGAAAATATCCATAAGTTGAATCCTGTAGAATCGAAGGTGTTAATTCCCCCAACATGCCAGGTAGCAGAAACGATAAATCGTTTGCAAGAAATCGAGAATCAATCGAGAACGAAACCAGAGAATCCATCGATAATTAAAGGTAATAAAGAAGACGATAAACAACGGAAAATTGATGCTGATCAGGAAGATAAAAGGAAGAGTACTCTTACTGAAGATTCGATCAGCATGGACGAAGTGTTAAACTATACAGTATGTCTGagatcgaaagaaaatgtaaaaaagacTAAAGTTTCTGATGATCAATTGAAGAAGGATAAATCAACTATAGAACAGGCATTGGAAACTGACTCGGAATCTCAATCTCAAGCGGAAACACAGAC AACTCATACAGAAATGACCAATTCAGCTACCAGAATGAAAAGAATGTATGGGTTCCGAAAAAACAACAAAGTTGAACCTACTAAACTGTC ataCACTGAGGTCAATATCCAAACTCCTGATTATTGTGGGAGTTCTAACCCCAGGAAGATAGAGACAGCAGAG gAACTTGCCGAACAGAAACAGATCAATCCTGAAcgaaaagttataaatatttgtccaGTTTGCAACAAGACACAG GTACCTGTATCGCCTAGTTCCTTACAGTATTATACTGCTCATAAAGACAAGCAAGAACGATTATACTGTGAATATTGCGCGACTCCAAATACGATAAAG GGATTAAGTAAAGGTGAGCAAAAACGTTTAAAATGCACTGGATGTGGTGAGTATCTACGTACGAAGAGCAGTCAGGTAAGAAGTTCAGTTTTGTTGCATAGAACTTATTTAGTAATTTACGTTAcgcttattttcattttcagaaCACTCGAGATAAATCTGACAATTGTCCACAATGTGCTTCAATACCAACACCTGCACAATCAAGTGTGCTAg
- the LOC122574668 gene encoding uncharacterized protein LOC122574668 isoform X3, translating to MEHEDSNNLCKSVYSSESKSNSKLETKKLNRISTCVRLVIRPLRIFQFLVVLLIFVLIIYTISLGDSTLPSITCILLIVLAGVYVFVLSIDLISQFIGGELNTTPMFLFSLLGTIFFAIAGILLLLSYSSPWYIITIACLSLFAFILFIIEVSVVLAFWKRTCNLCRQCCYAKPTEVLFQKETCGPLSAETVKHDLMTSISSIKVPYGEEDAVADHSHRKVSFGHRRQYVDCPTSARSLCYVEAADVQTDHQQTLSRQCQTQREVKEMPVQTVSRCELCNRAVQFFASSSAVMQPTIQQAPCAPCPAFLQLLRGTTCCTGCRCVTGIIQVSQQSQQQQTQRVEQSKQDKEMIKEQTDRVQSAEKKSYNMLTSTQHEAQDPDLRGVSETKITKFTLGSYCVMPKTHISCQTASKTAKKGESEEVKKVRVNAVKKEEAKKKKNEKDEKKKVKPTGRAKKSQSPQRTKLNKDVDPSTDKPEKSFKETDFISKNPTVSPTLEMSDSLLEATDSQLENIHKLNPVESKVLIPPTCQVAETINRLQEIENQSRTKPENPSIIKGNKEDDKQRKIDADQEDKRKSTLTEDSISMDEVLNYTVCLRSKENVKKTKVSDDQLKKDKSTIEQALETDSESQSQAETQTYTEVNIQTPDYCGSSNPRKIETAEELAEQKQINPERKVINICPVCNKTQVPVSPSSLQYYTAHKDKQERLYCEYCATPNTIKGLSKGEQKRLKCTGCGEYLRTKSSQVRSSVLLHRTYLVIYVTLIFIFRTLEINLTIVHNVLQYQHLHNQVC from the exons ATGGAGCATGAAG ACTCGAATAATTTGTGTAAAAGTGTATACTCCTCGGAGAGCAAGTCAAATTCTAAAttggaaacgaagaaattaaacagAATCAGCACGTGCGTTCGATTAGTAATAAGACCTCTCAGAATATTCCAATTT CTAGTGGTACTACTGATCTTTGTACTTATCATTTACACGATATCACTGGGTGATTCTACTTTACCATCTATAACGTGTATTTTACTGATCGTGCTTGCTGGAGTGTACGTTTTCGTCTTGTCGATCGATCTAATTAGTCAGTTCATCGGAGGAGAATTGAACACGACGCCG atgtttcttttttccttattGGGCACGATATTCTTCGCAATCGCTGGAATCCTTCTATTGTTAAGTTACTCTTCACCATGGTACATAATAACAATCGcgtgtctttctcttttcgcgTTCATCCTCTTCATAATCGAAGTCTCAGTGGTACTCGC ATTTTGGAAACGTACCTGCAATCTCTGTCGGCAGTGCTGTTACGCGAAGCCGACTGAAGTATTGTTTCAGAAGGAAACCTGCGGCCCCTTATCCGCCGAA ACGGTCAAACATGACCTGATGACCAGCATCAGCAGCATCAAAGTACCTTACGGAGAGGAAGACGCAGTCGCTGATCACAGTCACAGAAAGGTTTCATTTGGACATCGACGACAATACGTCGATTGTCCTACAAGTGCACGGAGCTTATGCTATGTGGAAGCTGCTGATGTTCAAACGGATCATCAGCAAACATTGAGCAGACAGTGCCAA ACTCAGCGAGAAGTAAAAGAGATGCCTGTGCAAACTGTGAGCAGATGCGAGCTATGCAATCGCGCAGTACAATTTTTCGCAAGCTCTTCAGCTGTGATGCAGCCTACGATTCAACAAGCACCTTGCGCACCTTGTCCTGCATTTCTACAGCTTCTTAGAGGAACAACGTGTTGTACAGG TTGTAGATGTGTCACGGGTATAATTCAAGTATCGCAGCAAAGCCAACAGCAGCAAACGCAGCGGGTAGAGCAATCGAAGCAAGATAaggaaatgataaaagaacAAACGGACAGGGTGCAATCGGCGGAGAAGAAATCCTACAATATGTTGACGA GCACCCAACACGAAGCGCAAGATCCGGATTTAAGAGGAGTCTCGGAAACGAAAATCACGAAATTCACTCTTGGTTCTTACTGCGTAATGCCGAAAACTCACATATCGTGCCAAACTGCCTCCAAAACGGC GAAGAAAGGTGAATCAGAAGAAGTGAAGAAGGTAAGGGTAAATGCAGTGAAAAAGGAGgaggcgaagaaaaagaaaaatgagaaagatgagaagaagaaagtgaaacCAACGGGTAGGGCGAAAAAGTCGCAATCTCCACAGAGGACAAAGTTGAATAAAGATGTGGACCCTTCTACGGACAAACCAGAGAAATCATTCAAGGAAACAGATTTCATATCTAAAAACCCAACGGTATCCCCCACGTTAGAAATGTCAGATTCTCTTTTGGAAGCTACAGACAGTCAATTGGAAAATATCCATAAGTTGAATCCTGTAGAATCGAAGGTGTTAATTCCCCCAACATGCCAGGTAGCAGAAACGATAAATCGTTTGCAAGAAATCGAGAATCAATCGAGAACGAAACCAGAGAATCCATCGATAATTAAAGGTAATAAAGAAGACGATAAACAACGGAAAATTGATGCTGATCAGGAAGATAAAAGGAAGAGTACTCTTACTGAAGATTCGATCAGCATGGACGAAGTGTTAAACTATACAGTATGTCTGagatcgaaagaaaatgtaaaaaagacTAAAGTTTCTGATGATCAATTGAAGAAGGATAAATCAACTATAGAACAGGCATTGGAAACTGACTCGGAATCTCAATCTCAAGCGGAAACACAGAC ataCACTGAGGTCAATATCCAAACTCCTGATTATTGTGGGAGTTCTAACCCCAGGAAGATAGAGACAGCAGAG gAACTTGCCGAACAGAAACAGATCAATCCTGAAcgaaaagttataaatatttgtccaGTTTGCAACAAGACACAG GTACCTGTATCGCCTAGTTCCTTACAGTATTATACTGCTCATAAAGACAAGCAAGAACGATTATACTGTGAATATTGCGCGACTCCAAATACGATAAAG GGATTAAGTAAAGGTGAGCAAAAACGTTTAAAATGCACTGGATGTGGTGAGTATCTACGTACGAAGAGCAGTCAGGTAAGAAGTTCAGTTTTGTTGCATAGAACTTATTTAGTAATTTACGTTAcgcttattttcattttcagaaCACTCGAGATAAATCTGACAATTGTCCACAATGTGCTTCAATACCAACACCTGCACAATCAAGTGTGCTAg
- the LOC122574675 gene encoding uncharacterized protein LOC122574675, whose amino-acid sequence MVVWLVMFLAVSILTEAAIPDPPTSGITTVGSLKIGTAADCAGVVAFSATQASVDHAKVVFAETLVDKGVGYVAQTGLFITHCPGLYQFSFAGYGSTDLRLTLKRKLNNSDSWRPVVSTGAGGGANLVLLDVEAGDHLAVFVDAGKISDGVTFSGYRIAKK is encoded by the exons AT GGTGGTGTGGTTGGTGATGTTCCTAGCAGTATCCATCCTGACGGAGGCAGCCATACCGGATCCACCAACTTCCGGTATCACGACCGTCGGCTCGTTAAAAATAGGAACAGCTGCTGATTGTGCTGGTGTTGTTGCTTTCTCGGCTACCCAGGCTTCTGTCGAT CATGCCAAAGTCGTATTCGCCGAGACATTGGTCGACAAAGGTGTGGGTTACGTCGCCCAAACAGGACTTTTCATCACCCATTGCCCGGGCTTGTATCAGTTCAGCTTCGCCGGATATGGCAGCACCGACCTTCGGCTCACTCTGAAAAGGAAACTGAATAACTCCGATAGCTGGAGACCCGTGGTCAGCACTGGTGCAGGAGGTGGTGCTAATTTGGTCTTATTGGACGTCGAAGCTGGAGATCATCTCGCTGTTTTCGTCGATGCAGGAAAAATATCCGATGGCGTCACGTTCTCCGGATACCGAATAGCCAAAAAATAA
- the LOC122574674 gene encoding protein snakeskin isoform X1, whose translation MVSLETIAGIAIKVLKLVINLIILILYRTGYQGEFLGVGGTWNLNEDKNPDAEIVASGVLVGFFIYTSVVLITYCFGNSSHKKTLVEIIMNFVGTFMFIAVGGTALHYWHGYQSENKFDTIVQERQVGLAVGSLCVIEGAAYLVDLILSVLHFAKSHDEYLE comes from the exons ATGGTGTCTTTAGAAACTATTGCGGGTATAGCGATAAAAGTGCTTAAACTG GTTATTAATCTCATAATCCTGATCCTGTATCGAACAGGATACCAAGGGGAATTCCTGGGTGTTGGAGGAACATGGAACTTAAACGAAGACAAAAATCCGGACGCAGAAATCGTTGCGTCTGGAGTCTTAGTGGGATTTTTCATATACACCAGCGTTGTTCTAATTACTTATTGCTTTGGCAACTCGTCTCACAAAAAGACGCTTGTT GAAATTATAATGAACTTCGTTGGAACCTTCATGTTCATCGCTGTAGGTGGCACAGCACTCCATTATTGGCACGGATATCaatcagaaaataaattcgatacGATTGTCCAGGAACGACAG gtCGGCCTAGCTGTTGGATCGTTGTGCGTTATCGAGGGTGCAGCGTATCTCGTCGATCTAATATTAAGCGTTCTACATTTTGCGAAAAGCCACGatgaatatttagaataa
- the LOC122574673 gene encoding uncharacterized protein LOC122574673, with amino-acid sequence MADDNQQESQHVHKDLKVAKLMPLAMKLLEIVLAVFAIGLVVDPLNSFQKIMIRMHFKLDDAAIIYITIAGYLIINTLFIICQLLGDRIPKRTLILFSSVGGLLHIVAGSIIVYNWRKILGPYYNNNEFYPSKQYMDMFISGAVFTFVNAAVFFLEIFFIIYSSKSIE; translated from the exons ATGGCAGATGATAATCAGCAGGAGAGCCAGCATGTTCATAAGGATCTGAAAGTGGCGAAGCTTATGCCTCTTGCGATGAAGCTCTTGGAAATT GTTTTAGCTGTGTTCGCTATCGGATTAGTCGTCGATCCGTTAAATTCGTTCCAGAAGATCATGATTAGAATGCATTTCAAGCTTGACGATGCCGCGATAATTTACATCACTATCGCTGGCTACCTGATAATCAACACGCTTTTCATCATTTGCCAACTGTTGGGAGATCGAATACCGAAAAGAACC TTGATATTGTTCTCCTCAGTCGGTGGGCTCCTGCACATCGTCGCTGGAAGCATAATTGTCTATAATTGGAGAAAGATTCTCGGCCCTTACTACAACAACAACGAATTCTATCCCAGCAAACAGTACATGGATATGTTCATATCAGGCGCAGTGTTCACATTTGTCAATGCTGCGGTTTTCTTCTTggaaatattcttcattatttaCTCGTCAAAAAGCATAGAGTGA